From one Triticum aestivum cultivar Chinese Spring chromosome 4B, IWGSC CS RefSeq v2.1, whole genome shotgun sequence genomic stretch:
- the LOC123091065 gene encoding dihydrolipoyllysine-residue succinyltransferase component of 2-oxoglutarate dehydrogenase complex 1, mitochondrial → MASRLASRLLLRRPAAVLSLLQSSRHARHFSTQLLEGVPRLPKPTCERYFLRNASPYQIWSRSFASENGDLVEAVVPFMGESVTDGTLANFLKKPGDRVEADEAIAQIETDKVTIDVSSPEAGVIEKFIASEGDTVTPGTKVAVISKSAAPSEAHVAPSEETSQKETPPPPPPEKPKVEAKSPKVESVKPQASKLASPSEPQLPPKERERRVSMPRLRKRIANRLKDSQNTFALLTTFNEVDMTNLMKLRTDYKDEFVKKHGVKLGLMSCFVKAAVSALQNQPIVNAVIDGDDIIYRDYIDVSVAVGTSKGLVVPVIRDTEGMNFADIEKGINSLAKKATEGALSIDEMAGGTFTISNGGVYGSLISTPIINPPQSAILGMHSIVQRPVVVDGSILARPMMYLALTYDHRLIDGREAVLFLRRIKDVVEDPRRLLLDI, encoded by the exons ATGGCGTCCCGTCTCGcgtcccgcctcctcctccgccgccccgccgcc GTATTAAGTTTGCTCCAGAGTTCTAGACATGCTAGACATTTCAGCACTCAGTTACTTGAAG GTGTTCCGAGACTTCCAAAGCCAACATG TGAACGCTATTTCCTTCGAAATGCTTCTCCTTATCAAATTTGGAGTAGATCATTTGCTTCAGAGAATG GTGACTTGGTTGAAGCTGTTGTGCCCTTCATGGGTGAATCTGTCACTGATGGAACCCTTGCCAATTTCTTAAAGA AACCTGGTGATAGAGTTGAAGCTGATGAGGCGATAGCTCAGATTGAAACTGACAAG GTTACAATAGATGTTTCCAGTCCAGAAGCTGGGGTAATTGAAAAG TTCATTGCCAGTGAAGGTGACACTGTTACTCCAGGTACCAAAGTTGCCGTGATATCTAAGTCTGCTGCTCCAAGTGAGGCCCATGTTGCACCATCTGAAGAGACCTCCCAGAAGGAgacccctccaccacctcctccagaAAAACCTAAGGTCGAGGCAAAATCACCAAAAGTAGAATCTGTCAAACCACAGGCGTCAAAACTAGCCTCCCCCTCAGAACCTCAGCTCCCTCCAAAGGAAAGAGAGAGACGG GTGTCAATGCCAAGGCTCAGGAAGCGTATAGCAAATCGTTTGAAGGATTCTCAGAACACTTTTGCACTACTGACTACATTCAACGAAGTTGACAT GACCAATTTGATGAAGCTGCGGACTGACTACAAAGATGAGTTTGTTAAGAAGCATGGTGTCAAATTGGGTCTGATGTCCTGCTTTGTTAAG GCTGCTGTTTCTGCGCTTCAAAATCAGCCAATTGTTAATGCTGTTATTGATGGCGATGACATCATCTACAGAGACTACATTGATGTTAGTGTTGCTGTTGGCACTTCCAAG GGTCTTGTGGTGCCAGTTATCCGTGATACGGAAGGAATGAACTTTGCTGACATTGAGAAGGGGATAAACAGCCTTGCAAAGAAGGCAACTGAGGGGGCATTATCAATTGATGAGATGGCAGGGGGAACCTTCACAATCTCAAACGGCGGTGTCTATGGAAGTCTTATCAGCACACCTATCATCAACCCTCCACAG TCAGCAATTCTTGGAATGCATTCTATTGTCCAACGCCCTGTGGTTGTGGATGGCTCCATCCTTGCGAGGCCAATGATGTACCTTGCACTGACATATGACCATAGGCTGATAGATGGCAGAGAAGCTGTCCTGTTTCTGCGCCGCATCAAGGACGTGGTTGAAGATCCACGGAGGTTGCTCCTTGACATATAG